The Gemella haemolysans genome includes a region encoding these proteins:
- a CDS encoding DUF1697 domain-containing protein, with the protein MKYVLLLRGINVGGKNKVSMSKLKEQLLSIGFENVSSYINSGNLFFSSLENHEICITKINSLLETNYDFSIPFALITKEEYLEEKAELPDWWKEDMARKDVLFFSCKFNKSSILDFIDKSTFRNEVVHVGKHAVFWGKYDESEYLKTTYHKKLIKQDFYKKITIRNANTFEKIAKILEEN; encoded by the coding sequence ATGAAATATGTACTTTTATTACGTGGTATAAATGTAGGTGGCAAGAATAAGGTATCAATGAGTAAACTAAAAGAACAATTGTTAAGTATAGGTTTTGAAAATGTTAGTTCATATATTAACAGTGGAAATTTGTTTTTTAGTAGTTTAGAAAATCATGAAATATGCATTACAAAGATAAATAGTTTATTAGAAACTAATTATGATTTTTCGATACCTTTTGCGCTAATCACAAAAGAGGAATATTTAGAAGAAAAAGCTGAATTACCAGACTGGTGGAAGGAAGATATGGCTAGAAAAGATGTACTATTTTTCTCGTGCAAATTTAATAAATCAAGTATTCTTGACTTTATAGATAAATCTACATTTCGTAATGAAGTAGTACATGTAGGAAAACATGCAGTATTTTGGGGTAAATATGATGAGTCAGAATATTTAAAAACTACGTATCATAAAAAATTAATAAAGCAAGATTTCTATAAGAAAATAACGATTAGAAATGCTAATACGTTTGAAAAAATAGCTAAGATTCTAGAAGAAAACTAG
- a CDS encoding DUF4336 domain-containing protein: MEGMLKLYSPINELKQIGENIWIVDGNEIHMSFKLFKVPFTTRMTVVKLDNNKLWIHSPIAFNKELDEKIKELGEIEHIVAPNKYHYSYVLDWYKHYPNAKVWLAKGVSTKLKIDERENFVSLDNISKTFWSEEIFFTPFRGSIAMEEMVFFHKKSSTLILTDLIESIEVNKLPLLYKLVFKFGDNKYPKFRTSRDLRSSFIFKKQAKDSYSKIESWKPDKIVFSHGKIILENGTEKLKKAFYWLRK; encoded by the coding sequence ATGGAAGGAATGTTGAAGTTATACTCTCCCATTAATGAATTAAAACAAATTGGTGAGAATATTTGGATTGTTGATGGAAATGAAATACATATGAGTTTTAAACTTTTTAAAGTTCCTTTTACAACAAGGATGACAGTAGTTAAATTAGATAATAACAAATTATGGATTCATTCACCAATAGCTTTTAATAAAGAATTAGATGAAAAAATAAAAGAACTAGGAGAAATCGAGCATATAGTTGCTCCTAATAAATATCACTATAGTTATGTATTAGATTGGTATAAACATTATCCAAATGCAAAAGTTTGGTTAGCAAAAGGAGTAAGTACCAAACTTAAAATTGATGAAAGAGAAAATTTTGTATCACTAGATAATATTTCAAAAACTTTTTGGTCAGAGGAAATATTTTTTACTCCCTTTAGAGGAAGTATAGCTATGGAAGAGATGGTCTTCTTTCATAAAAAGAGCTCAACCTTAATATTAACGGACTTAATAGAAAGTATAGAAGTAAATAAATTACCATTATTATATAAACTTGTATTTAAGTTTGGAGATAATAAGTATCCTAAGTTTCGAACGTCAAGAGATTTACGATCATCATTTATCTTTAAAAAACAAGCTAAAGATAGCTATTCTAAGATTGAAAGTTGGAAACCTGATAAAATTGTTTTCTCTCATGGAAAGATAATTTTAGAAAATGGTACGGAAAAATTAAAAAAAGCATTTTATTGGTTGAGAAAATAG
- a CDS encoding TetR/AcrR family transcriptional regulator, whose amino-acid sequence MTIVIKRVLASTLKEMAEKKSLSKITINDLTQACGVSRQTFYNNFKDIYDLVEWIYLKEVVTPIEKGKIYDKWQDALTSIFQYISENHVFVLNTYRSFGKGFLEKVLRQEIELFLSNQVFKKIEVTKEEAKQVEFSYSFYTYALVGVGLDWIEKQMPESVEELVERIENVMSGEIISLL is encoded by the coding sequence ATGACAATAGTAATAAAAAGAGTACTGGCATCAACTTTAAAAGAGATGGCAGAAAAGAAATCATTGTCAAAAATAACAATAAATGATTTAACTCAAGCTTGTGGTGTCAGTCGTCAAACGTTTTATAATAATTTTAAAGACATCTATGATTTAGTAGAGTGGATATATCTTAAAGAGGTAGTGACTCCAATCGAAAAAGGGAAAATCTATGATAAATGGCAAGATGCTCTAACATCAATATTTCAATATATTTCTGAGAATCATGTTTTTGTCTTAAATACCTATCGCTCTTTTGGGAAAGGATTTTTAGAAAAAGTACTAAGACAGGAGATTGAACTATTTCTAAGTAATCAAGTGTTCAAAAAAATCGAAGTAACAAAAGAAGAAGCTAAACAAGTAGAGTTTTCTTATTCTTTTTATACATATGCTTTGGTTGGAGTAGGTTTAGATTGGATTGAAAAGCAAATGCCAGAAAGTGTTGAAGAACTGGTTGAAAGAATTGAAAATGTTATGTCAGGTGAGATAATTTCTCTTCTTTAA
- a CDS encoding oleate hydratase, producing the protein MYYSNGNYEAFAKPKKPAGVDKKSAYLVGSGLASLAAAAFLVRDGQMKGERIHILEELPIAGGSLDGIMNPTRGFIIRGGREMEDHFECLWDLFRSIPSLEVEDASVLDEFYWLNKEDPNYSKCRVIENRGQQIPDDGLFALSDKSSQELVKLYLTSESELQGKKITDFFSSEFFESNFWTYWATMFAFEKWHSVAEMRRYMLRFIHHIKGLPDLSALKFTKYNQYESLVLPLVKYLEDHGVTFEYNTVVKDIKVEKQGKDLVAKHLILEVNGEPVVRELTEDDLVFVTNGSITASTTYGNNDTSAPVSKELGGAWQLWKNLAKQDERFGRPEVFCENLPDQSWFVSATTTVTDKRIAEYIEKICKRDPYAGKVVTGGIVTARDSNWMLSFTLNRQPHFKSQSKDELVVWIYGLYSNISGNYIKKPIEACTGIEIAEEWLYHIGVPEQFIHEFASKGCSTVPCYMPYITSYFMPRHDGDRPLVIPEGSKNLAFIGNFSETPRDTVFTTEYSVRTAMEAVYTLLDIDRGVPEVFNSAYDLRVMTKSTNRLMDGKKLEEVKLPFFAKAISKRVLKKIKGTYIEEILKDAGLI; encoded by the coding sequence ATGTATTATTCAAACGGAAATTATGAAGCATTTGCTAAACCAAAAAAACCAGCAGGAGTTGATAAAAAATCAGCCTATTTAGTAGGTTCAGGACTAGCATCTCTTGCTGCAGCAGCCTTTTTAGTTCGTGATGGACAAATGAAAGGGGAAAGAATCCATATTCTTGAAGAACTACCTATCGCAGGAGGTAGCTTAGATGGTATTATGAATCCAACTCGTGGATTTATTATTCGTGGTGGTCGTGAAATGGAAGATCACTTTGAATGCCTTTGGGATCTTTTCAGATCTATTCCATCATTAGAGGTAGAGGATGCATCTGTTTTAGATGAGTTCTACTGGCTAAATAAAGAAGACCCTAACTATTCAAAATGTCGTGTTATTGAAAACCGTGGACAACAAATTCCTGATGATGGACTATTCGCATTATCTGATAAATCTAGTCAAGAATTAGTAAAACTATATTTAACTTCTGAATCAGAACTTCAAGGTAAGAAAATAACAGATTTCTTTAGTAGTGAATTCTTTGAGTCTAATTTCTGGACTTATTGGGCAACAATGTTTGCTTTTGAAAAATGGCACTCAGTAGCTGAAATGCGTAGATATATGTTGAGATTTATTCATCATATTAAAGGACTTCCTGATTTATCAGCACTTAAATTCACTAAATATAATCAATATGAATCATTAGTTCTACCATTAGTTAAATATTTAGAAGATCATGGTGTAACTTTTGAGTACAATACTGTAGTTAAAGATATTAAAGTTGAAAAACAAGGGAAAGATTTAGTAGCTAAACATCTGATCTTAGAAGTAAACGGGGAACCTGTTGTTAGAGAATTAACAGAAGATGACCTAGTATTCGTTACAAATGGTAGTATCACTGCATCTACAACATATGGTAACAATGATACTTCAGCTCCTGTCAGCAAAGAGCTTGGTGGTGCTTGGCAACTTTGGAAAAACTTAGCTAAACAAGATGAACGTTTTGGACGTCCAGAAGTATTTTGTGAAAATCTTCCTGATCAAAGCTGGTTTGTTTCAGCTACAACAACTGTAACAGACAAACGAATCGCAGAATATATAGAAAAAATTTGTAAACGTGATCCTTATGCAGGTAAAGTAGTAACTGGTGGTATAGTAACAGCACGTGACTCAAATTGGATGTTAAGCTTTACACTTAACCGTCAACCACACTTTAAATCTCAATCTAAAGATGAATTAGTAGTTTGGATTTATGGTTTATATTCAAATATTTCTGGTAACTATATTAAAAAACCTATAGAAGCTTGTACAGGTATTGAAATCGCAGAAGAATGGCTTTACCATATTGGTGTTCCTGAACAATTTATTCATGAATTTGCAAGCAAAGGTTGTAGCACAGTTCCATGTTATATGCCTTATATAACAAGTTACTTTATGCCAAGACATGATGGTGATAGACCACTAGTTATTCCAGAAGGTTCTAAAAACTTAGCATTTATAGGTAACTTCTCTGAAACACCACGTGATACTGTCTTCACTACAGAATATTCTGTTCGTACAGCTATGGAAGCAGTATACACATTACTAGATATCGATAGAGGTGTACCTGAAGTATTTAATTCTGCATATGATTTACGTGTAATGACTAAATCAACTAATCGCTTAATGGATGGTAAAAAACTTGAAGAAGTTAAACTACCTTTCTTTGCCAAAGCAATTAGTAAACGCGTATTGAAAAAAATTAAAGGAACATATATTGAAGAAATCCTAAAAGATGCAGGATTGATTTAG
- the prmC gene encoding peptide chain release factor N(5)-glutamine methyltransferase: MNRRQAITKACLLLRRQGKEESLARFLLMYMLDENSQQFTNNISEQISKEKEELYFSLIDKHIEENMPLSHLAGFEYFYDRKFKVTKDVLSPRMETEELIYKVIEYIKSINKNNIKILDLCTGSGIIGITLRKELESKSLKVVASDISEEALKVAKENAIMNEAEVKFIQSDIFENINEKFDIIVSNPPYIAYSDKITMEDNVLNYDPHLALFAEEDGMYFYREIVENSKEYLNKDGMIFFEIGYDQREKILKLANENEFKAEVYKDINGRDRMAILERI; this comes from the coding sequence ATGAACAGAAGGCAAGCTATTACAAAAGCTTGTCTTCTTTTGAGAAGACAAGGAAAAGAAGAATCGTTAGCGAGATTTTTATTAATGTATATGTTGGATGAAAACTCTCAACAATTTACAAATAATATTTCTGAGCAAATATCAAAAGAAAAAGAAGAATTGTATTTTTCTTTAATTGATAAACATATAGAGGAAAATATGCCATTAAGTCACCTTGCGGGATTTGAGTATTTTTATGATAGGAAGTTTAAAGTTACTAAAGATGTGTTATCGCCTAGAATGGAAACAGAAGAACTTATATATAAGGTTATTGAGTATATAAAATCTATTAATAAAAATAACATAAAAATTTTAGATTTATGTACAGGTAGTGGTATTATCGGAATAACTTTAAGAAAAGAACTTGAGTCTAAGTCGCTAAAGGTGGTTGCAAGTGATATTAGTGAAGAAGCTCTAAAAGTTGCTAAAGAAAATGCGATAATGAATGAGGCAGAGGTTAAATTTATACAATCTGATATTTTTGAGAATATAAATGAGAAATTCGATATCATAGTTTCAAATCCTCCATATATAGCATATAGTGATAAAATAACAATGGAAGATAATGTTTTAAATTACGATCCACATCTTGCTTTATTCGCAGAAGAAGATGGTATGTATTTCTATAGAGAAATAGTAGAAAATTCTAAAGAATATTTAAATAAAGATGGTATGATATTTTTTGAAATAGGATATGATCAAAGAGAGAAGATACTGAAGCTAGCCAATGAGAATGAATTTAAAGCTGAAGTGTATAAAGATATAAACGGCCGAGATAGGATGGCTATATTAGAAAGAATATAA
- the prfA gene encoding peptide chain release factor 1, whose protein sequence is MEIFGQLEIVEERYEKLNELLSDPDVVSDTKKLMEYSKEQRSIEKTVAVFREYKDIVQQIKDTKELLEIEEDKEMKEMMQEEIKELEPTLAPMEEELKILLLPKDPNDGKNVVVEVRGAAGGDEAQLFAGDLLRMYTRFAESQGWKVDVLERSETGIGGIKEVIFIISGEDVYSKMKFESGAHRVQRVPTTESSGRIHTSTATVVVLPEAEEIEIDINENDIRVDTFASSGAGGQSVNTTMSAVRLTHIPTGVVVSMQDERSQIKNKEKAMKVLRARVYDKYQQEEQAKFDAERKSKVGTGDRSERIRTYNYPQNRVTDHRIGLTIQKLDQIMEGKLDEVLEALRIAEQAEKMAELNKGEEL, encoded by the coding sequence ATGGAAATTTTTGGACAACTTGAGATAGTTGAAGAACGTTATGAAAAGCTAAACGAATTACTTAGTGATCCAGATGTTGTAAGTGATACGAAAAAACTTATGGAATATTCTAAAGAACAACGTTCTATTGAAAAAACTGTAGCTGTATTTAGAGAATATAAAGATATAGTTCAACAAATTAAAGATACAAAAGAACTTCTTGAAATAGAAGAAGATAAAGAAATGAAAGAAATGATGCAAGAGGAAATCAAAGAATTAGAACCAACTCTTGCACCAATGGAAGAAGAATTAAAAATCTTATTATTACCAAAAGATCCTAACGATGGGAAAAACGTTGTTGTTGAGGTTCGTGGAGCAGCTGGAGGAGATGAAGCACAATTATTTGCTGGTGATTTATTACGTATGTACACTAGATTTGCTGAATCTCAAGGATGGAAAGTTGACGTCTTAGAACGTTCTGAAACTGGTATCGGTGGTATTAAAGAAGTGATCTTTATTATTTCTGGTGAAGATGTGTACTCTAAGATGAAATTTGAAAGTGGTGCACACCGAGTTCAACGTGTTCCAACAACAGAATCAAGTGGACGTATTCACACATCTACGGCAACAGTTGTAGTATTACCTGAAGCAGAAGAGATTGAAATCGACATTAATGAAAATGATATCCGTGTTGATACTTTTGCATCTAGTGGTGCTGGAGGACAATCGGTTAATACAACGATGTCAGCTGTACGTTTAACGCACATTCCTACTGGTGTTGTTGTATCTATGCAGGATGAACGTTCTCAGATAAAAAATAAAGAAAAAGCTATGAAAGTTTTACGTGCTCGTGTTTATGATAAATATCAACAAGAAGAGCAAGCTAAATTTGATGCTGAACGTAAATCTAAAGTTGGAACAGGGGACCGTTCTGAACGTATTAGAACTTATAACTACCCTCAAAATCGTGTTACTGATCACAGAATTGGTTTAACTATTCAAAAATTAGACCAAATTATGGAAGGTAAACTTGATGAGGTTCTAGAAGCACTTCGTATTGCTGAACAAGCTGAGAAGATGGCAGAACTAAATAAAGGTGAAGAACTATAA
- a CDS encoding thymidine kinase, whose protein sequence is MIENRKFGWIECICGSMFSGKSEELLRRIKRGVIAKQKILLFKPSIDNRYEENMVSTHNGNSYESVNIDKAEQIYDYIIDKKYDIIGIDEVQFFDEKIVEVINKLADDGIRVIVAGLDMDFKAEPFHPMPEIMAVSEMVTKLHAVCNKCGKEASRSQRLIDGEPARYDDPIVVIGASESYEARCRHCHEIKR, encoded by the coding sequence ATGATAGAAAATAGAAAATTCGGATGGATAGAATGTATTTGTGGAAGTATGTTCTCTGGAAAATCAGAAGAATTACTAAGACGTATAAAACGAGGGGTAATAGCCAAACAAAAAATACTTTTATTCAAACCGTCTATAGATAATAGATACGAAGAGAATATGGTCTCTACACATAATGGAAATAGTTATGAGTCAGTAAATATTGATAAAGCTGAACAGATTTATGACTATATTATTGATAAAAAATATGATATCATAGGAATTGACGAAGTACAGTTCTTTGATGAGAAAATTGTAGAAGTTATTAATAAGCTTGCTGATGATGGTATACGCGTTATTGTTGCAGGTTTAGACATGGATTTCAAAGCAGAACCGTTTCACCCGATGCCTGAAATAATGGCTGTAAGTGAAATGGTAACAAAACTTCATGCTGTTTGTAATAAATGCGGTAAAGAAGCTAGTCGAAGTCAAAGATTAATTGATGGTGAACCTGCTAGATATGATGACCCAATAGTGGTTATTGGTGCTAGTGAATCGTATGAAGCTAGATGTCGCCATTGTCATGAAATTAAAAGATAA
- a CDS encoding type B 50S ribosomal protein L31: MREGIHPDYRKVVFMDTTSGFKFLSGSTKPSKETIEWEDGNTYPLLKVEISSDTHPFYTGRQRFAQADGRIERFNKKYGIK; the protein is encoded by the coding sequence ATGAGAGAAGGAATTCACCCAGATTACCGTAAAGTTGTATTCATGGATACTACAAGTGGTTTCAAATTTTTAAGTGGTTCAACTAAACCATCTAAAGAAACTATCGAGTGGGAAGACGGGAATACATACCCATTATTAAAAGTTGAGATCTCTTCAGATACACACCCATTCTACACAGGGCGTCAAAGATTCGCTCAAGCAGATGGACGTATCGAACGTTTCAACAAAAAATACGGTATCAAGTAA
- a CDS encoding amino acid ABC transporter substrate-binding protein: protein MKRFKLLITLLISVLIISGCASGGKDKPKKDNWEDFQKDKKVVIGFDNTFVPMGFQDKSGKNVGFDIDLANSVFEKYGIKVEWQAINWDLKETELKNGNIDLIWNGYSKTKERESVVRFTKQYMINEQVVVVKKSKKIKTISELKDRVLGAQNGSSGYDTFNEKPEVLKNIVKNNDATQYESFNEALIDLENDRIDVLLIDKVYANYYLKQQNKLRDFDILNAGFDSEAFAVGARKADVTLINKVNEAFNKLYEEGKFQEISNKWFGEDVATDEIKK from the coding sequence ATGAAAAGATTTAAATTACTTATTACTCTTCTTATTAGTGTTTTAATAATTAGTGGTTGTGCATCTGGTGGAAAAGATAAACCTAAAAAAGATAACTGGGAAGATTTTCAAAAAGATAAGAAGGTTGTTATAGGTTTTGATAATACGTTCGTTCCTATGGGATTCCAAGATAAGAGTGGTAAAAATGTTGGATTTGATATAGATCTAGCAAACTCAGTTTTTGAAAAATATGGAATAAAAGTTGAGTGGCAAGCAATTAACTGGGATTTAAAAGAAACTGAGTTGAAAAATGGTAATATAGATTTAATTTGGAATGGTTATTCAAAGACTAAAGAAAGAGAAAGTGTAGTTCGATTTACAAAGCAATATATGATAAATGAGCAAGTTGTAGTAGTGAAAAAATCTAAAAAAATTAAAACTATATCTGAACTAAAAGATAGGGTACTTGGTGCTCAAAATGGTTCGTCAGGATATGATACTTTTAATGAGAAACCAGAAGTTCTTAAAAATATAGTGAAGAATAACGATGCTACTCAGTATGAAAGTTTTAATGAGGCGTTAATTGATTTAGAAAATGATCGAATTGATGTATTATTAATTGATAAAGTGTATGCAAATTATTATTTAAAACAACAGAATAAACTCCGAGATTTTGATATTTTAAATGCAGGATTTGATAGTGAAGCATTTGCAGTAGGAGCGAGAAAAGCGGATGTTACACTTATTAATAAGGTGAATGAAGCATTTAATAAATTATATGAAGAAGGAAAATTCCAAGAAATATCAAATAAATGGTTCGGAGAAGATGTTGCTACTGATGAGATAAAAAAATAA
- a CDS encoding amino acid ABC transporter ATP-binding protein — MLELKNISKKFKDRQILENFNLTVEENKILAIVGPSGGGKTTLLRMLAGLEKIDSGEIIYNSESLPIDELEKRNLLGFVFQDFQLFPHLTVLENLVLSPIKTMNMSKNDAEEKALTLLNKLGLDKQVNNYPISLSGGQKQRVALARAMMIDPKIIGYDEPTSALDPELRLEVEKLILKNRELGITQIVVTHDLQFAENIADSILKVEPK; from the coding sequence ATGTTAGAATTAAAAAATATAAGTAAGAAATTTAAAGATAGACAAATTCTTGAGAATTTTAACCTAACTGTAGAAGAGAATAAGATTCTAGCAATAGTAGGGCCTTCTGGTGGAGGGAAAACTACGTTGTTAAGAATGTTAGCGGGTCTAGAAAAAATTGATTCTGGTGAAATTATTTATAATAGCGAATCACTTCCAATTGATGAATTAGAAAAAAGAAATTTATTAGGATTTGTTTTCCAGGATTTTCAATTGTTTCCGCATCTTACAGTTCTTGAAAATTTAGTACTTTCTCCAATTAAGACTATGAATATGTCTAAAAATGATGCTGAAGAAAAGGCACTTACATTGTTGAATAAGCTTGGGCTAGATAAGCAGGTAAACAATTATCCAATTTCATTATCAGGTGGACAAAAACAACGTGTTGCCTTAGCAAGAGCGATGATGATTGATCCTAAAATAATAGGCTATGATGAACCTACTAGTGCATTGGATCCAGAGCTTAGATTAGAAGTAGAGAAACTTATTCTTAAAAATAGAGAATTAGGGATTACACAGATTGTTGTAACTCACGATTTGCAATTCGCAGAAAATATTGCAGATAGTATTCTGAAAGTAGAACCAAAGTAA
- a CDS encoding amino acid ABC transporter permease — protein sequence MEYLMEILPSLIKGALITLEVFFLVLILSIPLGVIIAFIIRFNIKLLNYFINIYIWIMRGTPLLLQLIFIYYVLPSVGIRFDRLPAAIIAFTLNYAAYFAEIFRGGIDSIPKGQYEAAKVLKFTQFQTIRFVILPQVIKIVLPSVFNEIMSLVKDTSLVYALGISDLILASRTAANRDASLLPMFVAGAIYLLLIGIVTIISKRVEKRYNYDRR from the coding sequence ATGGAATATTTAATGGAAATATTACCTAGTTTAATTAAAGGTGCTTTAATAACTTTAGAAGTATTTTTCCTAGTTTTAATTTTATCTATTCCATTAGGTGTAATTATAGCTTTTATTATACGATTTAATATTAAGCTATTAAACTATTTTATTAATATATATATATGGATAATGCGTGGAACACCGTTGTTACTACAATTAATTTTTATATATTATGTACTACCTTCAGTAGGAATACGATTTGATAGACTACCTGCTGCTATAATTGCATTTACGTTAAACTATGCAGCTTATTTTGCTGAAATTTTTAGAGGTGGTATTGACTCAATTCCGAAAGGTCAATATGAGGCTGCGAAAGTATTGAAATTTACTCAATTTCAAACTATTAGATTTGTTATTTTACCACAAGTTATTAAGATTGTATTGCCGAGTGTATTTAATGAAATAATGAGTTTAGTTAAGGATACTTCTTTAGTATATGCATTAGGAATAAGTGATTTGATTTTAGCTAGTAGAACAGCTGCTAACAGAGATGCAAGTTTATTGCCGATGTTTGTTGCTGGAGCAATTTATTTACTACTTATTGGTATTGTAACAATAATATCGAAACGAGTAGAAAAGCGTTATAACTACGATAGGAGATAA
- the rpsP gene encoding 30S ribosomal protein S16, whose amino-acid sequence MAVKIRLKRLGAKKSPFYRIVVADSRSPRDGRSIETIGTYNAVKEPAEVKIDEELALKWLGNGAQPSDTVRSLLSKEGIMKKFHDSKLNK is encoded by the coding sequence ATGGCAGTAAAAATCCGTTTAAAAAGATTAGGTGCTAAAAAATCACCTTTCTACCGTATCGTTGTTGCTGATTCAAGATCTCCACGTGATGGACGTTCTATCGAAACTATCGGTACTTACAATGCTGTTAAAGAACCAGCAGAAGTTAAAATCGATGAAGAGTTAGCATTAAAATGGTTAGGTAATGGAGCTCAACCTTCTGACACAGTTAGAAGTTTATTATCAAAAGAAGGAATTATGAAAAAATTCCACGATTCAAAATTAAATAAATAA